One window from the genome of Cryobacterium sp. GrIS_2_6 encodes:
- the topA gene encoding type I DNA topoisomerase produces the protein MPGTKKLVIVESPTKMKSIAAYLGDGYEVLSSVGHIRDLIEPKNLPPELKKGPLGKFSVDVDNGFEPYYVVSDAKKKTVAELKRAMKTADELLLATDEDREGEAIAWHLLQVLQPKVPVKRMVFHEITKEAILKAKDNTRDLDTALVDAQETRRILDRIYGYEISPVLWRKVGPGLSAGRVQSAATRLVVDRERERLAFVSAGYWDLSAQLASGTAREDTAFQAKLVRLNGERIASGGDFDDLGRLKPKVTATTLDEASALALADALKEPSVAITVTKVASKPYRRSPAAPFTTSTLQQEAARKLRFTARQTMSVAQSLYENGYITYMRTDSPSLSQQAITAARNQASSLYGPETVPAQPRLYKGKSKNAQEAHEAIRPSGDTFRTPSSLANTIRGNDFRLYDLIWKRTVASQMADATGSTASVTIAAGPTGVSPHPAASGVLAEFSASGTVITFRGFMLAYEESRDEERNAPTDPTESKLPPLEEGQSLSLLEVEAKGHETTPAARYTEASLVKKLEELGIGRPSTYASIISTITDRGYVTPRGQSLVPNWIAFSVVRLLEEYFTDLVEYDFTAEMEDDLDRIADGKADRVDWLNSFYFGSEKHRGLRQVVDNLGEIDARSINSMPIGDDITLRIGKYGPYLEVIDPAAAADAPPRRVNIPPDLAPDELTPAKARQLIDAPVVIDRVIGVNPETGKNIVAKDGRFGPYVTELDPAPAVVEPAVVELVETQTESAGETIDPLTGEVTQLVDAGAPAAKPKRKPAAKKIAPADKPRTASLFKSMDLATIDLETALRLLALPRVVGLDPETQTEITAQNGKFGPYLKKGVDTRSLTSEDQIFEIDLPGAVELYSQPKYGARRASSALKEFETPDPDSGKAIKIKDGRFGAYVTDGVTNATIPKAETVEEIDFDRAVQLLADKRAKGPAVKKAPAKKAPAKKPVAKKPAVKAAAVKKPAVKKPAVKKATVKKATVKKATATKTTATKTAVTKTAVRKPAVSKTGTSTKTATTRTAATKTPAGSTTQS, from the coding sequence GTGCCAGGCACTAAGAAGCTGGTCATTGTCGAATCGCCGACAAAAATGAAGTCGATCGCCGCGTATCTCGGCGACGGCTACGAGGTCCTGTCCTCGGTCGGCCACATTCGGGACCTGATCGAGCCAAAAAACCTGCCCCCTGAACTGAAGAAGGGGCCCCTCGGCAAGTTCTCCGTCGACGTCGACAACGGCTTCGAGCCGTATTACGTCGTCTCCGACGCGAAGAAGAAGACCGTCGCCGAACTCAAGCGGGCGATGAAGACGGCCGATGAACTCCTGCTCGCAACTGATGAGGACCGCGAAGGCGAGGCCATCGCCTGGCACCTCCTGCAGGTCCTCCAGCCCAAGGTCCCGGTCAAGCGCATGGTGTTCCACGAGATCACCAAGGAAGCGATCCTGAAGGCCAAGGACAATACCCGCGACCTCGACACCGCCCTCGTCGACGCGCAGGAGACCCGGCGCATCCTCGACCGCATCTACGGCTACGAGATTTCCCCCGTGCTCTGGCGCAAGGTCGGTCCCGGCCTCTCCGCCGGTCGCGTCCAGTCCGCCGCGACCCGGCTCGTCGTCGACCGTGAACGCGAACGCCTCGCGTTCGTCTCCGCCGGCTATTGGGACCTCTCGGCCCAGCTCGCCTCCGGCACGGCGCGCGAGGATACCGCTTTCCAGGCCAAGCTCGTGCGCCTCAACGGCGAACGCATCGCCTCCGGCGGCGACTTCGACGATCTCGGTCGCCTCAAGCCCAAGGTCACGGCGACGACGCTCGATGAGGCATCCGCCCTTGCCCTCGCCGACGCGCTCAAGGAACCGAGCGTCGCGATCACCGTGACCAAGGTCGCCTCCAAGCCGTACCGTCGCAGCCCGGCTGCCCCGTTCACGACGTCGACCCTGCAGCAGGAAGCCGCCCGCAAGCTGCGCTTCACCGCCCGGCAGACCATGAGCGTCGCCCAGTCGCTCTACGAAAACGGTTACATAACCTATATGCGTACCGACTCGCCGTCGCTCTCGCAGCAGGCGATCACCGCGGCCCGCAACCAGGCATCCTCTCTCTACGGCCCCGAGACGGTTCCGGCCCAGCCGCGCCTCTACAAGGGCAAGAGCAAGAACGCGCAGGAGGCCCACGAGGCCATCCGTCCCTCCGGCGACACCTTCCGCACGCCCTCCTCGCTCGCGAACACCATCCGCGGCAACGACTTCCGCCTCTACGACCTGATCTGGAAGCGCACCGTCGCCTCGCAGATGGCCGACGCGACCGGTTCGACCGCGTCCGTCACCATCGCCGCAGGCCCGACCGGCGTCTCGCCGCACCCCGCGGCGTCCGGAGTGCTCGCCGAGTTCTCCGCGAGCGGCACGGTGATCACCTTCCGCGGCTTCATGCTCGCCTACGAGGAATCCCGCGACGAAGAGCGCAACGCGCCCACCGACCCGACCGAGTCCAAGCTGCCGCCGCTCGAAGAGGGCCAGTCACTGTCCCTGCTCGAGGTTGAGGCCAAGGGTCACGAGACCACCCCGGCCGCCCGATACACGGAGGCGAGCCTCGTCAAGAAGCTCGAAGAGCTCGGCATCGGCCGCCCGTCGACGTATGCCTCGATCATCTCCACGATCACCGACCGCGGCTACGTCACCCCGCGCGGCCAGTCGCTCGTGCCGAACTGGATCGCCTTCTCCGTGGTGCGCCTGCTCGAGGAATACTTCACCGATCTCGTCGAATACGACTTCACCGCCGAGATGGAAGACGACCTCGACCGCATCGCCGACGGCAAGGCCGACCGCGTCGATTGGCTCAACAGCTTCTACTTCGGCTCGGAGAAGCACCGCGGTCTCCGCCAGGTGGTCGACAACCTGGGCGAGATCGACGCCCGGTCGATCAACTCGATGCCGATCGGTGACGACATCACCCTCCGCATCGGCAAGTACGGCCCCTACCTCGAGGTCATCGATCCCGCTGCCGCAGCGGATGCCCCGCCGCGCCGGGTGAACATCCCGCCGGACCTCGCACCCGACGAACTGACCCCCGCGAAAGCACGTCAGCTCATCGACGCGCCCGTCGTCATCGACCGCGTCATCGGGGTCAACCCGGAGACCGGCAAGAACATCGTCGCCAAGGACGGTCGTTTCGGCCCGTACGTCACCGAGCTCGACCCGGCACCCGCCGTCGTCGAACCCGCCGTCGTCGAGCTCGTCGAAACCCAGACCGAGTCCGCCGGTGAGACCATCGACCCGCTCACCGGTGAAGTGACCCAGCTGGTGGACGCCGGCGCTCCCGCAGCGAAGCCCAAGCGCAAGCCGGCCGCGAAGAAGATCGCCCCCGCCGACAAGCCGCGCACCGCCTCGCTGTTCAAATCGATGGACCTCGCGACGATCGATCTCGAGACCGCGCTCCGGCTGCTCGCCCTCCCGCGCGTCGTCGGCCTCGACCCCGAAACGCAGACCGAGATCACCGCACAGAACGGAAAGTTCGGCCCGTACCTGAAGAAGGGCGTCGACACCCGCTCGCTCACCAGCGAGGATCAGATCTTCGAGATCGACCTGCCCGGAGCGGTCGAGCTCTACAGCCAGCCCAAGTACGGTGCGCGGCGTGCGTCGAGCGCCCTGAAGGAATTCGAGACGCCCGACCCGGACAGCGGCAAGGCGATCAAGATCAAGGACGGCCGATTCGGCGCCTACGTCACCGACGGGGTCACGAATGCGACGATCCCGAAGGCCGAGACGGTCGAAGAGATCGATTTCGACCGGGCCGTGCAGCTCCTCGCCGACAAGCGCGCCAAGGGACCGGCCGTCAAGAAGGCGCCCGCGAAGAAGGCCCCGGCCAAGAAACCGGTCGCCAAGAAGCCCGCAGTGAAGGCGGCGGCCGTCAAGAAGCCCGCCGTGAAGAAGCCCGCCGTGAAGAAGGCCACCGTGAAGAAGGCCACCGTGAAGAAGGCCACGGCCACGAAGACCACGGCCACGAAGACCGCAGTCACCAAGACCGCTGTCCGCAAGCCGGCCGTCAGCAAGACCGGGACCTCCACCAAGACCGCGACCACCAGGACTGCAGCGACGAAGACTCCCGCGGGTTCGACCACCCAGTCGTGA
- a CDS encoding TadE family type IV pilus minor pilin has translation MPSRWGSRRDASRAAACGATRSHGSSVPAEGGSITAEFAAVIPAVLLVLLLCLGGVQVGGQQVRLADAAAQAARSLARGDGLDHATSLARQLVGDAAVSVDQRGDAVCARLSAPAALGITVTAGSCALGGAA, from the coding sequence ATGCCCTCACGGTGGGGTAGCCGGAGGGACGCATCCCGTGCCGCGGCCTGTGGTGCGACCCGCAGCCATGGGAGCAGCGTCCCGGCCGAGGGCGGCAGCATCACGGCCGAGTTCGCCGCCGTCATTCCGGCCGTGCTCCTCGTGCTGCTGCTCTGCCTCGGCGGGGTGCAGGTCGGCGGTCAGCAGGTCCGGCTGGCGGATGCCGCGGCCCAGGCCGCCCGGTCCCTCGCCAGGGGCGACGGGCTGGACCACGCGACCAGTCTGGCCCGGCAACTCGTCGGCGACGCGGCCGTCTCGGTGGACCAGCGCGGTGACGCGGTGTGCGCCCGGCTGAGCGCTCCCGCCGCGCTCGGGATCACCGTGACGGCGGGCTCCTGCGCGCTCGGAGGCGCCGCGTGA
- a CDS encoding DUF4244 domain-containing protein, with product MPSTTDTVKRRPHRAIRRLREDAGAATAEYVIATMAAVGFAGLLILILRGDEVRGILTELVRHALTVG from the coding sequence ATGCCGAGCACCACAGACACGGTGAAACGACGACCCCACCGGGCCATCAGGCGCCTGCGGGAGGATGCGGGCGCCGCGACCGCCGAGTACGTGATCGCCACGATGGCGGCCGTCGGCTTCGCGGGATTGCTCATCCTCATCCTTCGGGGAGACGAAGTGCGCGGCATCCTCACCGAGCTGGTGCGCCATGCCCTCACGGTGGGGTAG
- the acs gene encoding acetate--CoA ligase: MSVQIDHLLNETRRFAPTAEFADHAIGTAQLYTDAANDRLEFWADQARDLLHWHKPFTTVLDWTNPPFAKWFEDGHLNVAWNCLDRHVLAGNGDRVALYFEGEPGDSRAITYAELTAEVKRAANVLTKLGVRAGDRVAIYLPMIPEAVISMLAVARIGAVHSVIFGGFSAESLRSRIDDANAVLVITADGGYRKGRVTPLKPAVDMALTGVPTTVRNVLVVKRTGNDVEWTDRDLWWHDELASVDAEHEAEGFPAENPLFILYTSGTTGKPKGILHTSGGYLTQVAFTHKNVFDLHPETDVYWCTADVGWITGHSYVTYGPLANGATQVLFEGTPDTPHPGRWWEIVEKYKVSILYTAPTAIRTFMKLGRQIPQGFDLSSLRLLGSVGEPINPEAWMWYREVIGGNVAPVVDTWWQTETGAIMISALPGVTVAKPGAAQVPIPGVSIDVLDEAGVHVGHGNGGLLVVTEPWPSMLRGIWGDPERFIETYWEKFGEENPRYFAGDGARLDEDGDIWLLGRVDDVMNVSGHRLSTAEIESSLVSHPMTAEAAVVGAHDETTGQAVVAFVIIKYSHLEESSHEDIQAVLRAHVTQQIGAIARPRQIFIVNELPKTRSGKIIRRLLQDVAEGREIGDTTTLADTSVMQVIKSTLR; the protein is encoded by the coding sequence ATGAGCGTTCAGATCGACCACCTTCTCAACGAAACCCGCAGGTTCGCACCGACTGCCGAGTTCGCGGACCACGCCATCGGCACCGCGCAGCTCTACACGGATGCCGCGAACGATCGCCTCGAATTCTGGGCCGATCAGGCCCGGGACCTGCTGCACTGGCACAAGCCGTTCACCACCGTGCTCGACTGGACCAACCCGCCGTTCGCGAAATGGTTCGAGGACGGGCACCTCAATGTGGCCTGGAATTGCCTCGACCGGCACGTGCTCGCGGGCAATGGCGACCGGGTCGCGCTCTACTTCGAGGGCGAGCCAGGGGACTCCCGCGCGATCACCTACGCCGAGTTGACGGCCGAAGTGAAGCGCGCTGCGAATGTGCTGACAAAGCTCGGTGTGCGGGCCGGGGACCGGGTCGCGATCTACCTGCCGATGATTCCGGAGGCCGTGATCTCGATGCTCGCCGTCGCCCGGATCGGCGCCGTGCACTCGGTCATCTTCGGCGGCTTCAGCGCTGAGAGCCTGCGCTCACGGATCGATGACGCGAACGCCGTGCTCGTGATCACCGCGGACGGCGGCTACCGCAAGGGCCGGGTCACGCCCCTCAAGCCCGCGGTCGACATGGCGCTGACCGGTGTGCCGACGACCGTGCGCAACGTGCTCGTCGTCAAGCGCACCGGCAACGACGTGGAGTGGACCGACCGCGACCTGTGGTGGCACGACGAACTCGCGAGCGTCGACGCCGAGCACGAGGCCGAGGGTTTCCCCGCCGAGAATCCGCTGTTCATCCTCTACACCTCGGGCACAACCGGTAAGCCCAAGGGCATCCTGCACACGAGCGGCGGGTACCTCACCCAGGTCGCCTTCACCCACAAGAACGTCTTCGACCTGCACCCCGAAACGGATGTCTACTGGTGCACCGCGGACGTCGGCTGGATCACGGGTCACAGCTACGTGACCTACGGCCCGCTCGCCAACGGGGCGACGCAGGTCCTCTTCGAGGGGACCCCGGACACCCCGCATCCGGGCCGCTGGTGGGAGATCGTCGAGAAGTACAAGGTCAGCATCCTCTACACGGCGCCCACGGCCATCCGCACGTTCATGAAGCTCGGCCGCCAGATTCCCCAGGGCTTCGACCTGTCGAGCCTGCGGCTGCTCGGCTCGGTCGGCGAACCGATCAACCCCGAGGCGTGGATGTGGTACCGCGAGGTGATCGGCGGTAACGTCGCCCCGGTCGTGGACACCTGGTGGCAGACCGAGACCGGCGCGATCATGATTTCGGCGCTTCCCGGGGTCACCGTCGCGAAGCCGGGCGCCGCGCAGGTACCGATCCCCGGGGTGTCGATCGACGTGCTCGACGAGGCCGGCGTGCACGTCGGCCACGGTAACGGCGGGCTGCTCGTCGTCACCGAGCCCTGGCCGTCGATGCTCCGCGGCATCTGGGGCGACCCGGAGCGGTTCATCGAGACGTACTGGGAGAAGTTCGGTGAGGAGAACCCGCGCTACTTCGCCGGCGACGGCGCCCGCCTCGACGAGGACGGCGATATCTGGCTGCTCGGCCGGGTCGACGACGTGATGAACGTCTCCGGGCACCGGCTCTCCACCGCGGAGATCGAGTCTTCGCTCGTGTCGCACCCGATGACGGCCGAGGCGGCCGTGGTCGGCGCGCACGACGAGACGACCGGGCAGGCCGTCGTCGCTTTCGTGATCATCAAGTACAGCCACCTCGAGGAGTCCTCGCACGAGGACATCCAGGCGGTGCTGCGTGCGCACGTGACGCAGCAGATCGGCGCGATCGCCCGGCCCCGGCAGATCTTCATCGTGAACGAGCTGCCGAAGACCCGCTCGGGCAAGATCATCCGCCGCCTGCTGCAGGACGTCGCAGAGGGCCGCGAAATCGGCGACACGACGACCCTCGCCGATACCTCCGTGATGCAGGTGATCAAGAGCACCCTGCGGTAG
- a CDS encoding acyltransferase, with protein MPRLPSSGRLVALDALRGVAAGIVLVHHVSMTAPGIAAAYQSTVGVDTGSAGWWSTLTPLKFLVAGPEFVLVFFVLSGFVLVRSPLASRAASTANGLAARGYDWVAYYPRRIIRLAIPVVVSVALAAAWILLVPRAGIDVGGSWLKRQDNPDIGLPNLLGEASVIGGSGRPDVNPPLWSLTWEMWFSLLLPICVLLAVATRRLPALWAAVFLAVSATGYVTGIEPLMYLPAFGLGALLAANYESLSAWAARVAARRGGTAIWVGVTALGPALLVSHWLLRPQLSGLWGDLTLALRVPGAVLVVAVVALWPPLQRPLSARPLVWLGRVSFSLYLVHFPVVVAFGTMFGPGRWWVGALVSVPLSLVLAQLMYLWVELPSQRLANWTGRWASEKAGALRRRGGRRADASASARPAAPAPENERASA; from the coding sequence ATGCCTCGTCTTCCCTCGTCCGGACGCCTGGTCGCGCTCGACGCCCTCCGCGGTGTCGCCGCGGGCATTGTGCTCGTGCACCACGTCTCGATGACCGCTCCCGGCATCGCGGCCGCATACCAGTCGACCGTCGGCGTCGACACCGGTTCGGCGGGCTGGTGGTCGACCCTGACCCCGCTCAAGTTCCTCGTCGCCGGACCCGAGTTCGTGCTGGTCTTCTTCGTACTCAGCGGTTTCGTGCTCGTGCGCTCACCGCTCGCGAGCCGGGCCGCGAGCACAGCGAACGGGCTCGCAGCCCGCGGCTACGACTGGGTCGCCTATTACCCGCGCCGCATCATCCGCCTGGCGATCCCCGTCGTCGTGTCCGTCGCCCTCGCCGCCGCGTGGATCCTCCTCGTGCCGCGCGCGGGCATCGACGTCGGCGGCAGCTGGCTCAAGCGGCAGGACAATCCTGACATCGGCCTCCCCAACCTGCTCGGCGAGGCGAGCGTCATCGGCGGTTCCGGCCGGCCGGACGTCAACCCGCCGCTCTGGTCGCTGACCTGGGAAATGTGGTTCTCGCTTCTGCTGCCGATCTGCGTGCTGCTCGCCGTCGCGACCCGCCGACTGCCCGCGCTCTGGGCGGCGGTGTTCCTCGCCGTGAGTGCGACCGGGTACGTCACCGGCATCGAACCGCTGATGTACCTGCCCGCGTTCGGCCTCGGCGCCCTGCTCGCCGCGAACTACGAGTCGCTCAGCGCCTGGGCGGCCCGGGTCGCCGCGCGGCGCGGCGGCACCGCCATCTGGGTCGGGGTCACCGCCCTCGGCCCTGCCCTGCTCGTGTCGCACTGGCTGCTGCGCCCGCAACTCAGCGGGCTCTGGGGTGACCTGACACTCGCGCTGCGGGTGCCCGGCGCCGTGCTCGTCGTCGCCGTCGTCGCGCTCTGGCCCCCGCTGCAGCGCCCGCTCTCCGCCCGGCCGCTGGTCTGGCTCGGCAGGGTGAGCTTCAGCCTCTACCTCGTGCACTTCCCGGTCGTCGTCGCCTTCGGCACGATGTTCGGCCCTGGCCGCTGGTGGGTCGGCGCGCTCGTGTCGGTACCGCTCAGCCTCGTGCTCGCGCAGCTGATGTATCTGTGGGTCGAGCTGCCCTCGCAACGCCTCGCGAACTGGACGGGCCGGTGGGCGAGCGAGAAGGCCGGGGCGCTACGCAGGCGCGGCGGCAGGCGAGCGGATGCGTCGGCATCCGCTCGCCCTGCCGCTCCCGCGCCCGAGAACGAGCGCGCGAGCGCCTAA
- a CDS encoding RidA family protein, producing the protein MSIIDARLAELGIDLPSVVPPVASYVPAVVSGNLVFTSGQLPMVSGVLPETGKVGDGHGLVPAADAQEYARLCALNALAAIKAVIGSLDRITQVVKVTGFVASDPGFTGQPGVVNGASQVLGEIFGDRGVHARSAVGVAVLPLDSPVEVELIVSFA; encoded by the coding sequence ATGTCGATCATTGATGCTCGCCTCGCCGAACTGGGAATCGACCTGCCCAGCGTGGTTCCCCCGGTGGCGTCCTACGTTCCCGCTGTCGTCTCTGGCAACCTCGTCTTCACCTCCGGCCAGCTGCCGATGGTGTCCGGCGTGCTGCCGGAGACCGGCAAGGTCGGCGACGGCCACGGTCTCGTGCCCGCCGCGGACGCCCAGGAGTACGCCCGCCTGTGCGCGCTCAATGCCCTCGCCGCGATCAAGGCTGTGATCGGGTCGCTCGACCGCATCACGCAGGTGGTCAAGGTCACCGGGTTCGTCGCATCCGACCCCGGGTTCACCGGCCAGCCCGGCGTCGTCAACGGGGCGTCGCAGGTGCTCGGCGAGATCTTCGGCGACCGCGGCGTGCACGCCCGGTCGGCAGTCGGGGTCGCGGTGCTGCCGCTCGACTCGCCCGTCGAGGTGGAGCTCATCGTCTCCTTCGCTTAG